One genomic window of Cricetulus griseus strain 17A/GY chromosome 3, alternate assembly CriGri-PICRH-1.0, whole genome shotgun sequence includes the following:
- the LOC100753375 gene encoding sulfotransferase 2B1, producing the protein MSERMNTTEIFDGIRFPGFMHTLESLKAACAFQFQDTDILLVTFPKSGTTWMQQVLSLIFCKGHLWPIHHLPNWARMPWIEQTSFSSLLPKLNSSWPRLLTSHLCAKVLAPALMKSKAKVVYMARNPKDAVVSFYHFHRIAGFLPDPGSFEDFVDEFLQGTGFFGSWFDHVKGWLGLQNDLNLLFVTYEELHQEPRRTIQKLCEFLGHSLRPEEEDVILEHCSFSFMSQSSMVNYSLVSKEIIDQSQGKFLRKGVVGDWREHFTPELDEKFKAVYQSKMGDSGLLLPWTMD; encoded by the exons ATGAGTGAACGCATGAACACCACTGAAATCTTCGATGGCATCCGCTTCCCAGGGTTCATGCACACTCTGGAGTCCCTTAAAGCGGCTTGTGCTttccagttccaggacacagacaTCCTCTTGGTGACATTCCCCAAGTCAG GTACCACGTGGATGCAGCAGGTACTGAGTCTTATCTTCTGTAAGGGCCACTTGTGGCCTATTCACCACCTCCCCAACTGGGCCCGAATGCCTTGGATAGAGCAAACCTCCTTTAGCAGCCTCCTTCCCAAGCTTAACAGCTCCTGGCCTCGTTTGCTCACCTCCCACCTGTGTGCCAAAGTCCTGGCCCCAGCTCTGATGAAGTCCAAAGCCAAG GTGGTGTACATGGCCCGGAACCCCAAGGACGCTGTTGTTTCGTTCTACCACTTTCACCGAATAGCTGGCTTCCTGCCTGACCCTGGCTCCTTTGAAGATTTTGTGGATGAGTTTCTCCAGGGCACAG gCTTCTTCGGGTCCTGGTTTGACCATGTGAAGGGGTGGCTGGGCCTCCAGAACGACCTAAATTTGCTTTTTGTCACCTATGAGGAGCTGCACCAG GAACCTCGCCGTACCATCCAGAAGTTATGTGAATTCCTGGGGCACTccctgagaccagaagaggaggatGTCATACTGGAACACTGCAGCTTCTCCTTCATGAGTCAGAGCAGCATGGTCAACTACAGCCTTGTGTCCAAGGAGATTATAGACCAGAGCCAGGGCAAGTTCCTGAGGAAAG GTGTTGTTGGGGACTGGAGGGAACACTTTACTCCTGAGCTGGATGAAAAGTTCAAGGCTGTCTACCAGTCCAAGATGGGTGACTCTGGCCTCCTCCTCCCATGGACCATGGACTGA